A stretch of [Clostridium] innocuum DNA encodes these proteins:
- a CDS encoding ATP-binding protein, which produces MAFLNEDMLFQRNEGTYLMMTPIKLHSYALYYLLSGCLAQHKAFQYMEVSQQTFAPIYKEQQAELLKNITLKKSCILAAEAHAGKRTLVLRCAKILEESVFLLSGIAWKQADQKERLRILYCIAFFCRLLNGGIVYLDTAKDLLKEEISFLDYFFSYVKIPVIISAESSFTNKYPVIQLPLYLSAEDLQTMSFFLWEKTWVKSYLHMTPQDMVNYKKIDPEGSGLKNYHMDIISRDLTSPLYKVLPHDAQWEDWLGSDDLKEQLRYILFRIQHMGDTSYHVQERIHACIVLFHGPSGTGKTLAARILGKEADLPVWQVDLSMIMDKYVGESEKHLREMFRNAQRNNCILLFDEADVLFGKRTALASSNDKYANSATAFLLQEIEQYQGIVILTTNILQNFDDAFLRRITVMIRFPLPDKTVKAEKWRVCFSGIPLKTELPCTWLAEHLNLTLAQIENVAVNAACYWRMEGKAFLTLEHILKAVKLEYNKRQEQIPVEIMKFLHTES; this is translated from the coding sequence ATGGCTTTTTTGAATGAAGATATGCTTTTTCAGCGTAATGAAGGAACTTATCTGATGATGACGCCGATTAAATTACATTCTTATGCTTTATACTATCTGCTCAGCGGCTGTTTGGCTCAGCATAAGGCGTTTCAATATATGGAAGTATCCCAGCAGACATTTGCTCCAATTTATAAAGAACAGCAAGCAGAACTGCTGAAGAATATAACATTGAAAAAATCCTGTATTCTGGCTGCAGAAGCACATGCAGGAAAGCGAACCTTAGTATTGCGGTGTGCAAAAATTCTCGAAGAATCTGTGTTTTTACTATCTGGTATTGCATGGAAGCAGGCAGATCAAAAGGAACGACTTCGAATATTGTATTGTATTGCCTTTTTTTGCAGACTACTGAATGGAGGTATTGTTTATCTGGATACTGCAAAGGATCTGCTCAAAGAAGAGATTTCCTTTCTAGATTATTTTTTTAGCTATGTCAAGATCCCTGTTATTATTTCTGCTGAGTCGTCATTCACAAACAAATATCCTGTTATTCAGTTACCTCTGTATTTATCTGCAGAAGATTTACAGACAATGAGTTTCTTTCTTTGGGAAAAGACATGGGTTAAATCTTATCTTCATATGACACCGCAGGATATGGTGAATTATAAAAAAATTGATCCGGAGGGAAGCGGATTGAAAAATTATCATATGGATATAATTTCAAGAGACCTCACATCTCCGCTTTATAAAGTACTGCCTCATGATGCGCAATGGGAGGACTGGCTGGGTAGTGATGACCTAAAGGAACAGCTGCGTTATATTTTATTCAGGATTCAGCATATGGGGGATACTAGCTATCATGTACAGGAAAGAATACATGCCTGTATCGTCTTGTTTCACGGCCCCAGCGGAACCGGTAAAACCCTGGCTGCCAGAATCCTGGGAAAGGAAGCTGACCTTCCGGTATGGCAGGTTGATCTTTCGATGATTATGGATAAATATGTCGGAGAAAGTGAAAAACACCTGCGGGAAATGTTCAGAAATGCTCAGAGAAATAATTGTATCCTGTTGTTTGATGAAGCGGATGTACTGTTTGGAAAGCGAACAGCCCTAGCCTCTTCAAATGATAAATATGCGAATAGTGCAACGGCCTTTCTGCTGCAGGAAATAGAGCAGTATCAGGGCATTGTGATTCTGACAACCAATATCCTTCAGAATTTCGACGATGCTTTTTTAAGGCGCATAACGGTCATGATTCGGTTTCCACTACCTGATAAAACTGTTAAAGCTGAAAAATGGAGAGTCTGTTTTTCAGGTATCCCTTTGAAAACGGAGCTTCCCTGCACCTGGCTTGCAGAGCACCTGAATCTGACTCTGGCGCAAATTGAAAATGTTGCAGTCAATGCTGCTTGTTATTGGAGAATGGAAGGTAAAGCTTTTCTTACTCTGGAACATATCTTGAAAGCAGTCAAACTGGAATATAATAAACGGCAGGAGCAGATTCCTGTTGAGATAATGAAATTCCTTCATACAGAATCATGA
- a CDS encoding phage tail protein, producing MREALSYQSNKDMSLQGAWIGFTPLTNGALCMGIQNDEAVYVSDVFDCGEVKGTWDELHLHFVQLWELQVSVWMFDSASTREQLLDFSVLDRFHVIRQNGFTKSKQDLLLYGREEASEGRYLIFCFQVRKPKGNTLQFIGYELSYPAVLFSEYLPYVYRNNPTLDAYLSIFKDVYLSLEQEIDQFYEQLDPLCADEEHLRELLTWLGLEHFQEYAELSALRGLPALWNQIYQEKGSLRYLFELVKFLFHINICMQIKKRTLHVFVPCLPVRQKRKLLSFFQQEVPANAVAHVHFTRQSYMDENAFLGVTAALWEADRVMDTAELDYVDIMR from the coding sequence GTGCGGGAAGCGTTGAGCTACCAATCGAATAAGGATATGAGCCTGCAGGGGGCATGGATCGGTTTTACACCGCTCACGAACGGTGCCTTATGCATGGGCATACAAAACGATGAGGCTGTTTATGTCAGTGACGTCTTTGACTGTGGTGAAGTGAAGGGGACCTGGGATGAACTACACCTGCATTTTGTCCAGCTGTGGGAACTGCAGGTATCCGTCTGGATGTTTGATTCTGCTTCCACAAGAGAGCAGCTGCTTGATTTTTCTGTATTGGATCGTTTTCATGTCATCCGGCAGAATGGATTTACAAAAAGCAAACAGGACCTGCTGCTGTATGGCAGGGAGGAAGCAAGTGAGGGACGCTATCTTATCTTCTGCTTTCAGGTCCGCAAGCCGAAAGGCAATACACTCCAATTCATCGGCTATGAATTAAGCTATCCGGCCGTTTTGTTTAGTGAATATCTGCCATATGTATACCGAAACAACCCTACGCTGGATGCGTATTTGTCTATATTCAAGGATGTGTATCTCTCTCTGGAACAGGAAATTGATCAATTTTATGAGCAGCTGGATCCGCTTTGTGCGGATGAGGAGCATCTTCGTGAACTGCTTACATGGCTGGGACTGGAGCACTTTCAGGAGTATGCAGAGCTGTCTGCACTGCGCGGGCTTCCGGCTTTATGGAATCAAATTTATCAGGAAAAGGGCAGTCTGCGTTATCTTTTTGAGCTGGTGAAGTTCTTGTTTCACATTAACATATGTATGCAGATAAAGAAGCGTACTCTGCATGTGTTTGTACCTTGCTTACCTGTGAGGCAAAAGCGGAAGCTGTTGTCGTTTTTTCAACAGGAGGTACCAGCGAATGCAGTGGCTCATGTGCATTTTACAAGGCAGTCCTATATGGATGAGAATGCCTTCCTTGGTGTTACAGCAGCGTTGTGGGAAGCAGACCGAGTGATGGACACTGCTGAATTGGATTATGTGGATATTATGAGATGA
- a CDS encoding GPW/gp25 family protein — translation MRNSVFLILSTHVQERWMLPSFGSRLKDYVFENQSVETEEMIRREIIASLHTWEPRITDIEVDFQREDAVLLITISYLCTEHSKRDALQYPLALESG, via the coding sequence ATTCGAAACAGCGTGTTTCTGATTCTATCGACCCATGTTCAGGAGAGATGGATGCTGCCTTCTTTCGGCAGCCGTCTTAAGGACTATGTCTTTGAGAATCAAAGCGTTGAAACGGAAGAAATGATCCGCCGGGAAATTATCGCATCCCTGCATACATGGGAACCGCGCATTACAGATATTGAGGTCGACTTTCAAAGAGAGGATGCAGTATTGCTGATTACGATTTCCTACCTCTGTACTGAGCATAGCAAGCGAGATGCGTTACAGTATCCCCTGGCTTTGGAAAGCGGATAA
- a CDS encoding phage tail protein, with protein MTMELLHAYRFGVTIQNTMMGFQELSGIAREIEVETYQEGGRNDAVLLFPKRTAAQGTITLKKGVYSGQSHPFYLVGEQLDSMKIEVYGHDGRTVMKTYMLKNLLVSKWEVSSLQAQGNEALIDTFTLAYGELHVLS; from the coding sequence ATGACAATGGAATTGCTGCATGCCTACCGTTTTGGTGTGACCATACAGAATACGATGATGGGATTTCAGGAGCTGAGCGGAATCGCCAGAGAAATCGAAGTTGAAACATACCAGGAGGGAGGACGGAATGATGCTGTTCTCCTTTTCCCTAAACGTACTGCTGCACAGGGGACGATTACCCTGAAAAAAGGTGTTTACAGCGGACAATCTCATCCGTTTTATCTGGTAGGAGAGCAGCTTGATTCTATGAAGATCGAGGTCTATGGACATGATGGAAGAACCGTTATGAAAACCTATATGCTGAAAAACCTGCTGGTATCCAAATGGGAGGTATCCTCCCTGCAGGCACAGGGGAATGAAGCACTGATTGACACCTTTACACTGGCATACGGAGAACTGCATGTTCTTTCATAG
- a CDS encoding phage tail assembly protein: protein MQTEYQFKLPKGYRSEDGGIHKEGFMRLATAKDEIEASRHPKAKAAPEYATIILLSKVIVKLDGCDFVTPEMIEDMYTADVNFLQNMYETINNNEDLMVRVICPHCGKEFTEPINFISRTESVQPRYTV from the coding sequence ATGCAGACAGAATATCAATTCAAGCTGCCAAAGGGCTATCGATCAGAGGATGGCGGTATCCATAAGGAAGGCTTCATGAGACTGGCGACCGCGAAGGATGAAATTGAGGCCTCCCGTCATCCGAAAGCAAAGGCAGCTCCGGAATATGCGACCATCATTCTACTTAGCAAAGTCATTGTGAAGCTGGATGGCTGTGATTTCGTGACACCGGAAATGATCGAAGATATGTATACAGCTGATGTGAATTTTTTACAGAACATGTACGAAACGATCAACAATAATGAAGATTTGATGGTACGTGTTATCTGCCCGCACTGCGGTAAGGAGTTTACGGAACCGATAAATTTTATCAGCAGGACTGAGTCTGTACAGCCGCGATACACTGTATGA
- a CDS encoding phage tail protein, translated as MAVVYPFKKYNYKVTVGSLGDMGFSEISKGDISYEPIEYREGNYESSSPIKQQGIVKYGNVTLKYGLTASKALYDWLNSAQTATVKQEDVKIELLGDDHKSVLTSWTLQKAIPIKLALSDFSATGNELAVESVDIACEAIIRG; from the coding sequence ATGGCTGTCGTATATCCATTTAAAAAATATAACTATAAGGTCACCGTGGGAAGTCTTGGAGATATGGGCTTTTCTGAGATATCCAAAGGGGACATCTCCTACGAACCGATTGAATATCGGGAAGGAAATTATGAATCCAGTTCACCAATCAAGCAGCAGGGAATCGTCAAATATGGCAATGTCACACTGAAATACGGTCTGACCGCCAGCAAGGCACTTTATGACTGGCTGAACAGCGCACAAACTGCTACGGTAAAGCAGGAGGATGTAAAAATAGAACTGCTGGGGGATGATCACAAATCCGTGCTTACTTCCTGGACGCTGCAGAAGGCGATTCCTATCAAGCTGGCGCTTTCCGATTTCAGTGCAACCGGAAATGAACTGGCTGTGGAATCCGTGGATATCGCGTGTGAAGCGATTATCAGAGGGTAG